The nucleotide sequence TCATCAACTCGTCGTGGAGTTGGTCGTATCGCTCGGGATGCTTGTCGAGCGTGCGCCGCCAGCGGTTCAATTTTGCGGTGCAATCGCTTTCCGCCTGGACCTCCTTGCGGTTTGCCTCCAGTAGCTCGACTTCCTGCGGCAGTCGCCACGCGCCCTTATATTTCACGAAACCTTGCTGGCGTTTCAAATCATCGGGGTGAACCCAGCGGCCGTCGATCTGGGCGAAATCAAGCGCGGCGCGGGCCGGCTTGTGATTCGGATCGAGCGCAATGATCCTCTCGAGATGGGCCTGCCGCTGCTTCGGCAAGCTGTGGATGCGGCACCATTCGGCCAACCGCCATTGATCCTCGACCGTGTCGGCGTAGGTCGGCGCGATGCGCTCATATTCGGCTTCGGCCGGGGGTTGTGGAATGATCTGCTTGATCTGGCTTTTATCGAGCGTTATCTGGCCGCCGGAAATGGTGCGGATAACCGTCTGACTGGCCGGTGTGCCGGGCACCTTGATCTCTTCGCCCTGAACCTGCCCGTCGTTGGTGAGAACGAAGATTTCCGCGCGGACCGTGGTGGGGAAAAATGCAATCAAAGCAACGCCAATTGCCGCCGTAACGTAGCAGGCACACTCCGTGTGCCGTCTGCCAACCAAGTGACCTACTACCCTACGGCAGGCTCGAATCAAAGCCATAGCGAGCGACGGCACACGGAATGTGCCTGCTACCGGCGACGGCACACGGAGTGTGCCTGCCGCAGAGGCCGGCCGTCTCAGCCACGATAAGCAGTCAGTACGTAGCATCGCGTTTCTCCTGCCTACTCGAACAATCATCGGCATCGTATCCAGCGGAATCGATCGTGGTTGGGAGGCGCGGTCCCTCGTTTGCGATTCGGGCGAGTGTAGTTTGGCCCCCGGGATTGCCACCCGAGCGGCGGCAGCCTACGATCAAATCCGCTGGGCGGCGGCCTTTTACAGTATACCGAAGCCGCTTTGGGCCGGGCAATTGAAAACCGCCACCGGTTCGGCGCCGTGACGCCCGGATCCGTGCAGAAATCAATCATTCCGATTTTTCCGGAGAATTCGGCATGAGCCGATCGGTCGACGAGCATCGCGCCGAAGCGCCGCCGGTTGTGCGGTGTGCGGTGATCACGATCAGCGATACGCGAACGCTCGAAACCGATCGTGGCGGACAAACGATCGTCGATCGGCTCACGGCGGCGGGACACACGATTGCCGATCGGCAAATCACTTCCGACGACCCGGCACAAATCGGCCGCATCCTGACCGCCCTGAATGAGCGGACCGACATCGATGCCATACTGCTGACTGGGGGCACCGGCATCGGCAGCCGCGATCAGACATTCGAAACCGTCGGCAGTCTGCTTTCAAAGCCGCTACCGGGCTACGGCGAGCTATTCCGCATGTTGAGCTATGAACAGGTCGGAGCGGCGGCAATGCTCAGCCGGGCGATCGGCGCCCTGATGGGCCGCAAAGTGCTGCTGACGATGCCCGGCTCGGTCGCCGCTGTCGAATTGGCGATGGATAAGCTCATCCTGCCGGAATTAGGCCACTTGGTCCGCGAAGCTCGGCGATAAGCCATAGCCGCGGCGAAGCCGGGCGGAAAGTAGCAGGCACACTCCGCGTGCCGTCGGCCCCGCAAACGCGGCCCCGACCACCAGCCACGGAAAAGCGCTTTTATGCGCCGCCCGCGCCCGTTTGTGTGTGCCGCCCGCCGCGTGGCGCTGACGGCACACGGAGTGTGCCTGCTACAATTCGAGCCATTTTCTCGCACCGTGGGGCAATACCGATGTGCGAGCTCGCGAATTGACCTGGAGCGACGGGGCGGGGACGGCTATTCTAGGCCGCCCAAATTGCCGGAATGATTTGCTCGATCGGCTGGGTTGCCCGCGCTCAGAGGTTTGCTCGATTACGGGCGACGGCATGCTCGCAAGGAGGCGCTGCGGATGAAAAGGTTCGTCGTCGTTTTATGCTTGGCCGCGGCGGGCGGCAGTTGGCTTTTCTTTCAGAAATTCAGTCTCGACGGGCTCGAGAAAATTGCCGTCCGGCCTCGGGCCGTCGCGCCCGTTTCACCGCCCGGCGATCAAATGGCCGCGGCTGATGGCATGGTGCCGTTTGCTCGGCAGGGCAACACGATTCGCATTGCTTCGTATGATATTCAAGCGTTCGGGCCGGCAAAGTTCGGCCAGCCGCTGGCGATGAAGGTGATTGTCGAATTGTTGCGGCGGTTTGATGTGATCGCGCTCGAGGAGGTTCGCTCGCCGCGCGACGACCAAATGCCACGGCTCGTCGAATTGTTGAATGCCACGGGCAGGCACTACGACTTCGTGATCGGTCCGCGGCAGGGAGCCGAGGAAGCTCCGGAGCAATTTGCCATCGTGTTCGACGCGGCCAGCGTTGAAGTAGATCGAAGCACGGTCTACACGGTCGACGATCCCGGCCGGCGGATGGCGCACGATCCCTTGGTGGCCAGCTTTCAAGTTCGCGGACCGGCCAATGACGAAGCATTTACGTTTACGCTCGTCGATGTGCATGTTGCTCCGGAGCATCGTGAGGCGGAACTGACCGCCCTGGCGCAGGTATGCCGGGCCGTGCGGAGCGTCAGTATCCAGGGCCGACTGGAAGACGACATTATCCTGGCGGGAAATTTCAACGCCGACGACCAGCACCTCGGCGCCCTGGGCGAAATCCCGAACTCGACAACCGCGCTTGCGGCGATGCCGACCAACACGCGCGGCACCCGGATGTGCGACAATATCGTGTTCGACCGGCTGGCGACGACCGAGTTCACTGGCCGCGCGGGAGTCGTGGATCTGATGCACGAATTCAATCTCTCGATGAGCCAAGCCCTCGAAGTGTCCGACCATTTGCCGATCTGGGCCGAATTCAGCATCTACGAAGGGGGCCAAGTCGGGCATATGGCCGAGCGAGCGACAGGTGCGGTGCGGGAATAGTGGTTAGTGGTTAGTGGTTCGGAGCACGCCGATTTTTCCGAGTCACGAGTCACGAGTCACGGCGTGCCACCCCTCTTGTGCGGCTATTTCTCTCTTAGCCATTCCAACTCTGGCCGCGTTCGTTGCGCTCGATTATGCTGATTTAGCGCGCCAGAATGCTTTCTACCGGGGGCTCCGGACTGTTTTTTTAATCGGCCGCTCGTGAATCGATCCCTCTTGCCTGATTGGCCGACCATGCTCGGCTGGCTGTTCGCCTTTGCCGTTGCGCTCGCGGCGTTGCTGCCGGGCGCGGCCTGGGCTCAGGATCAGATTACGATTACGGCGCCCGAGCTGAGCGTGCCGGAATCGACTTCGACGCAAACCGGCTCGTTCGATGTCTCCATCGCCGCCAGCGGCTCTTCCTTGCCCGAGGTGAGCGATTTCAATGTGAATCTGCAATTGTCGGGCGGCGGCGTGCAATTCACCGGCGGAACGGCGACGACCGACATTCCGTACATCTTTGCGGGGCAAACATCTGGCCCGACAGTGCCTCCGCCAACCGGCGGCGGCACGATGATCGATGCCACCGACTATGCAAGCAGTCCGCCGACGCTTGTGAACGGCGACGGCTTGGTGAGCGTCGATTATTCGGTTCCGGCAAACACTAGCGGCACATTCGCGATTACCTTCATTACTTCGAACTCGAGTGGCTCGGCAACGGCGCTCGACAATCAATACGCGCAGGCAATTCCCTTCACGGTGCAAAACGGCACATTGACCGTTGTTCCCTCGACCGTGTATTGGTATGGCAACACGGATTCGAACTGGAACACGCTCTCAGGCTCCAACTACATCACCAATTGGAGCACCAGCTCGACCGGCTTCACCGATGCCCATGCGCTTCCGGGCGCGACAACCGACGTTTATTTCAACGGCCACGGATCGAATCTGAACACCACGCTCGGCGCGAATCTTTCAATCAAGGGGCTGACATTCACTTCGGCGGCGACAAGCCCGGTCTCGATCAGCGGAGACACGCTATCGATCGGCGCCGATGGCCTGAATTTGAACACCGGGGCGGCCGCCATCACGATCAATAGCGGCGTCATGCTTTCCGCGAGCCAGACCTGGGCGATCGCCAGTTCGAACCCGCTGACACTCGGCGGCACACTGTCGCTGGCCGGCCAGACGCTAACCAAAACGGGCAGCGGAACCGTGCGCATCACCGCCGCGCCCTCGCTCGCCAGTGGAAGCGTTTTGGCCGTCACTGCCGGCACCGTGCAACTCGATGTCAGCAGCGGCACGGCCAGCGTCGGCTCGAATGCAACGGCCACGGTGGCCGCTGCCGCCACGCTGCAATTGGCCGGCTCGGTGTCGGCCCTATCCGACGGTTCGGCGATCGACCCCGCCGACGGAAATTTGGTGAACATCACCAACGACGGCTCGACCGCCAGCGGAGGCGGGCTGCTTGTGACCGGCACGAACCAGTCGGTCGGCGTTGTCAGCGGCGCATCGACCACCACTGGCGGGGCAACCACCTATACCGGTGATACCGTGGTCGGCAACGGTTCGACCGGCGCGAGTCTGACCGTTTCGCAAGTATTGCAAAACTCGCTCTCGATCAATGCCGGCTCGACGGTGACGATTCGTCCCTCCGGATCGGCCGCGAATCAAGGCGCGGCCATTGCAAGCAGTTCAACCGCCG is from Pirellulales bacterium and encodes:
- a CDS encoding endonuclease/exonuclease/phosphatase, with protein sequence MKRFVVVLCLAAAGGSWLFFQKFSLDGLEKIAVRPRAVAPVSPPGDQMAAADGMVPFARQGNTIRIASYDIQAFGPAKFGQPLAMKVIVELLRRFDVIALEEVRSPRDDQMPRLVELLNATGRHYDFVIGPRQGAEEAPEQFAIVFDAASVEVDRSTVYTVDDPGRRMAHDPLVASFQVRGPANDEAFTFTLVDVHVAPEHREAELTALAQVCRAVRSVSIQGRLEDDIILAGNFNADDQHLGALGEIPNSTTALAAMPTNTRGTRMCDNIVFDRLATTEFTGRAGVVDLMHEFNLSMSQALEVSDHLPIWAEFSIYEGGQVGHMAERATGAVRE
- a CDS encoding molybdenum cofactor biosynthesis protein B; its protein translation is MSRSVDEHRAEAPPVVRCAVITISDTRTLETDRGGQTIVDRLTAAGHTIADRQITSDDPAQIGRILTALNERTDIDAILLTGGTGIGSRDQTFETVGSLLSKPLPGYGELFRMLSYEQVGAAAMLSRAIGALMGRKVLLTMPGSVAAVELAMDKLILPELGHLVREARR